CGTCACGCTGCTGCTGGACGCCTTCAAGGGCTGGCTGCCGGTGGTGGTGGTGATGGGGTGGGGCGCGACCTGGGGCCTGGGCGACGGAACGGTGGCGCTGGTGGGACTGGCCTCGTTCCTCGGGCACCTGTACCCGGTGTTCTTCCGTTTCCAGGGCGGCAAGGGCGTGGCCACGGCCGCGGGCGTGATCCTGGGCTTCAACCCCTGGCTGGGGCTGGCGGCGCTGGCCACCTGGGTCATCATCGCTTTCTTCTTCCGCTATTCCTCGCTGGCCTCCATCGTCACGGCGCTGTTCGCGCCGGCCTATTACCTGTTTGGCAACCATGTGGCCTGGGACGCACCGGGCGTGATGGTATTGAGCCTGGCGGTCATGGGGATCCTGCTGGTGTGGCGCCACGCGGAGAACATCAACCGGCTGCTGGCCGGCAAAGAAAGCAAACTCGGAGCCAAAAAGACATGAACCATGACATCGTGCGCCACGGCGTGGCCGCCCGCTACAGCGAAGCAGCCGTGTTCAACGGCGTGGTCTACCTCGCGGGCATGGTGCCCGAGCGCGGTGACACCGACATCCGCAGCCAGACCCAGGACGTGCTGGACCAGATCCAGCAGCGCCTGCTGGATGCGGGCAGCGACAAGTCGCGCATCCTGCGCACCCAGATCTACCTGACCGACATCCGCGAGATCGGCACCATGAACGAGGTGTGGGACGCCTGGGTGGTGCCGGGCACCGCGCCGCCACGTGCCACGGTCCAGGCCGCATTGGCCAATCCGGCCTGGAAGATCGAGATCGTGGTCACAGCGGCGCAGAAAGCGTCACTTTGATTTTCAGAAGCGTTTTTCCAGCGTGAGCTGGTCGTTGTTGCGCTGCATCTGAAAGTGGGTCAGAAAGCTGTTGCCCAGCAGCACATAGGGCATGGGCTGCGGCAGCACGATGCCTGACACGCCATACACTTGGGTGTCTCCGATCTTCACCGAGTCCAGTTTCAGCTGGTAGCCGACCACGACGCCATTGGCCGTGCTCACCTGGACCTTCTGCGCTTGTTCGTATTTCAGGTTGATGCGCTTGGCGTCGGACTCGCTCAAGACCACCTGCGTGGCGCCCGTGTCCACCATGAACTGAACGGTCTTGCCGTTGATCTGACCCGACGGCATGAAGTGGCCCTGGGCGTCGGCCGTGAGCACGATGCGCTGTGCACCGCCGCCACCGCTGGAGACCCCTCGACCCACGCTCACCGGCGCATCGCCCACGCGCAGGGTCTGGCGCTGACCATCGACCTCCACCTCCGCCGTTTCGCCCTGCGTGTTCAACAGCTTCACACCCTGGTGCGTCTGCCCCGGGCTCACAAACTTCGGTGCCGCGGCATCGATGGTCAGCAGGGCCTTGCCGCCGGCCACACCCGACAGCGCCACCGACTGCGCGTACGAAGTTCCGGCAGCGAGCGCAAGGACGAGTGCGGTCAGCAAAGACGTGGGCATGAGGGGTCTGGGTCCAGGGCGTCGCGGAACCGGCTTTGCCGGGCCGCCAACGCCGCCCCCTGGGGGGTGACGCGCGCAGCGCGGCGCGGGGGGCACCATTCAATCCCTGAAATTGTTGAACGACAGGGGCAGGTCTTTCAGCTCGCTCTTGATCAGCGCCATGGCGGCCTGCAGGTCGTCGCGCTTGGCGCCGGTCACGCGCACGGCGTCGCCCTGGATGGCGCCTTGCACCTTCAGCTTGCTGCCCTTGATGGCCTGCTGGATCTTCTTGCCGTCTTCGGTGCTGATGCCGTTGCGCACCTTGACCACCTGCTTGACCTTGTCGCCACCGACCTTCTCGACTTTGCCGACGTCCAGGAACCGCGCGTCCACACCGCGCTTGGTCAGCTTGTTGCGCAGCACGTCGTCGATCTGCTGGAGCTGGAAGTCCGCGTCGCCGTGCAGGATGATTTCCTTGTCCTTGAGTTCGATGGCGGCGCTGGTGCCTTTGAAGTCGAAACGGGTGCCGATCTCGCGCGAGACTTGGTCGATCGCGTTCTTCACTTCCACAAAATCGGCTTCGAGTACGGTGTCAAAAGAGGGCATGGTGGTGGATTCGCAGAGCGTGAATGAGACAATCCGGGGATGTTAGTCGAGAACAACGTGGCGCTCCAGCCCTACAACAGTTTTGGCATCGTCGCGCGTGCGCAGCGGCTGGTGCGCGTGGGCTCGGACGCCGAGGTGGTGCAGCTCATGAACAGCCCGGAGTGGGCAGACGGCGGCGCCGCTGCGCGGGCCTTTGTGCTGGGGGGCGGCAGCAACCTGGTGATCACGGGCGACATCAAGCCGCTGGTGATCAAGGTCGAGATCGCCGGGCGCCGTCTGGTCGAAGACCATGCCAGGGGCTGGGTGGTGGAGGGCGGTGCGGGTGAAAACTGGCACGACTTCGTGGCCTGGACGCTGGAGCAGGGCTGGCCGGGTCTGGAAAACCTGGCGCTGATTCCGGGCACGGTGGGGGCCTCGCCGGTGCAGAACATCGGTGCCTACGGTGTGGAGCTGCAGGACCGCTTTCATTCGCTCGACGCGATCGACCTGCAGACCGGTCAGGCGTTCACGCTGGACGCCGCGCAATGCGGTTTTGGCTACCGCGACTCGGTGTTCAAGCACGCGCCGGCCGGTGAGAAGGGGCTGGGCCTGGCGGGCCGCGCGCTCATCACGCGGGTGCGTTTCTGGCTGCCCAAGCCCTGGAAGCCGGTGCTGGGTTACCTGGATCTGGAGCGCAAGATGGCCGAAACCGGTATCCACGCGCCCGACGCGCGCCAGATTTTTGACTGGGTGGTGGCGATCCGCCGTGCCAAGCTGCCCGACCCGGCGGTGATCGGCAACGCCGGTAGTTTCTTCAAGAACCCGACCGTGACGCCCGAGCAGTGCGCCGACATCATCGCGCGCGATCCGAAGGTGGTGCATTACCCCATGGCCGACGGCAGCATCAAGCTGGCCGCGGGCTGGTTGATCGATGCCTGTGGCTGGAAGGGCAAGAGCGTGGGCCACGCCGGCGTGTACGAAAAACAGGCGCTGGTGCTGGTGAACCGGGGCGGCGCCACCGGCGGTGAGGTGATGACGCTGGCCAAGGCGATCCAGACCAGTGTGTACGAGCGCTTTGGCATCCGGCTGGAGCCGGAGCCTGTGGTGGTTTGAAGCCTCGGTCGTAGCGCGGAGACCACTTCGCCCGATGGCGTGTGGTGGCTGACTCCGCTCATGTCCCCCGTCAACGGCTGCGCCGTTGCCTCCTCCTTTACTTCGCTGCGCCATCCACCACACGCCATCGGTCAGCCAGCGAGAGGGCGCCCCGATCCCGCGAGGTCAAGGCGAGAAACGCGGCGAGCGGGAAATCACTCGCCTTCGATCTTGAGCATCTGCGAGCCTTCGCCCAGCGACAGCAGGCCGGTCTTGGCGTAGATGCCGAGCTTGGCGCGCGTGTCGGTGATGTCGAGGTTGCGCATGGTCAGCTGCCCGATGCGGTCCAGCGGCGTGAACGGCGCGTCCTCCACCTTTTCCATCGACAGACGTTCCGGCGCGTAGGTCAGGTTCGGGCTCTCGGTGTTCATGATCGAGTAGTCGTTGCCGCGGCGCAGTTCGACCGTCACCTCGCCGGTGATGGCGCGTGCCACCCAGCGCTGGGCGGTCTCGCGCAGCATGATCGCCTGCGGATCGAACCAGCGGCCCTGGTAGAGCAGGCGGCCGAGCTTCAGACCGTTGATGCGGTACTGCTCGATCGTGTCTTCGTTGTGGATGCCGGTCACCAGCCGCTCGTAGGCGATGTGCAGCAGCGCCAGGCCCGGGGCTTCGTAGATGCCGCGGCTCTTGGCTTCGATGATGCGGTTTTCGATCTGGTCGCTCATGCCCAGGCCGTGGCGGCCGCCGATGCGGTTGGCTTCCAGGATCAGCTCCACCGGGCTGTCAAAGGTCTTGCCGTTCAGCGCGACGGGCTGGCCTTCTTCGAAACGCACCGTCACGGTTTCGCGCTTGACCTCGACCTCGTCTTTCCAGAACGCCACGCCCATGATGGGGTTGACGATGGTGATGCCGCTGTTCAGGTGCTCCAGGTCTTTCGCCTCGTGCGTGGCGCCCAGCATGTTGCTGTCGGTGGAGTAGGCCTTTTCGGCGCTCATCTTGTAGCCGAAGCCGTTGGCCGTCATGAAGGCGCTCATCTCGGCGCGGCCACCCAGCTCGTCGATGAACAGCTGGTCCAGCCAGGGCTTGTAGATCTTCAGGCTGGGGTTGGTCAGCAGGCCGTAGCGGTAGAAGCGCTCGATGTCGTTGCCCTTGTAGGTGCTGCCGTCGCCCCAGATGTGGACGTCGTCTTCCTTCATCGCGGCCACCAGCATGGTGCCGGTCACGGCGCGGCCCAGCGGCGTGGTGTTGAAGTAGGTCACACCCGCGGTGCTGATGTGGAAGGCGCCGCACTGCAGCGCGGCAATGCCTTCGTGGGCCAGCTGGGTGCGGCAGTCGATCAGGCGCGCTTTTTCGGCGCCGTACTGCATGGCCTTGCGCGGGATCTCGTCGTAGTCCGGCTCGTCGGGCTGGCCCAGGTTGGCGGTGTAGGCGTAGGGGATCGCGCCCTTCTGCTTCATCCACAGCAGGGCGGCGGAGGTGTCGAGGCCGCCGGAGAAGGCGATGCCGACCTTTTGTTGCGTGGGCAGGTTTTGAAGAATGGTGGCCATGTGTGTGCTCAGCCGAAGTGGCAGATGTAGTGGTAGGGTTCCGTCACGCGGATGTCGAAGCTGCTGTTGCCGGGAATGCTGAACTTGTCGCCGGGAGCCGATTTGAGCCAGGCGTCGGTGCCGGCCAGTTTGTATTCACAGCCGCCGGCCACACATTCCATGATCTCGGGCGCGCCGGTGTTGAAGGTGAGCGTGGCGGGCAGCACCACACCGACCGACTTCTTGGTGCCGTCCGGGAAGGTGATTCCGTGGCTGACGCATTTGCCATCGAAGTACACGCTGGCCTGGGTGTTGACGGTGACGCCGCTGATCTGGGTGGTGCTCATGGGGAGGAGAAGTGTGAAAAGTGGAGGCGAAACCGCAATTTTAGGCGGGTGGGGCCAGTCAGGCGCGGTGTTGCCAGTCGGCAGCGTCGAAGCCGACGGTGATGGCACCGTCCGCCCACACCACCACCGGACGCTTGATCACGCTGGCGTGGGCCATCAACAAGGCGTTGGCGCTGGCGTTGTCCACCACCGCGTTGCGCGTGGCATCGTCCAGCCCGCGCCAGGTCGTGCCCTTGCGGTTGACGAGCTTTTCCCAACCCGCTGAGGCCAGCCAGCGGTCGAGGTCGGCCTCGGGAACGCCCTGTTTCTTGAAGTCGTGGAACGTGTGCTGGACGCCGTGTTCCGCCAGCCAGGCGCGGGCCTTCTTGACGGTGTCGCAGTTGGGGATGCCGTAGAGTGTGGTCATCCTTGAATTCTGGCACGCGTCTCTCGGCAGGCGCGGCCAAACCGGAAGAGATCACCATGGCCCAGCGCGACTTTTATCCGCCCATCGAACCGTTTCAGACCGGCGTGCTCGACACCGGCGACGGCCACTCGGTCTATTGGGAGCTGTGTGGCAACCCGAAGGGAAAACCGGCAGTGTTCCTGCATGGCGGGCCGGGCTCGGGCTGTTCGGCCGATCACCGCCGGCTGTTCGATCCCGAGCGCTACTGCGTGCTGCTGTTCGACCAGCGCGGTTGCGGGCGTTCCCTGCCCGCCGCCTCGCTGGAGAACAACACCACCTGGCACCTGGTGGCCGACATGGAGCGCCTGCGCGAGATGCTGGGCGTGGACCGCTGGCTGGTGTTCGGCGGTTCCTGGGGCAGCACGCTGGCGCTGGCCTATGCGCAGACGCACACCGAGCGCGTGTCGGCGCTGATCGTGCGCGGCATCTTCACGCTGCGGCGCGAGGAACTGCTCTGGTACTACCAGGAGGGCGCTTCGTGGCTGTTCCCGGATCTGTGGGAGGGTTTTGTGGCGCCCATCCCCGAGGCCGAGCGGGGCGACCTGATCGGCGCCTACCGCCGGCGCCTGACCGGGGCGGACCCGGCCGAACAACTGGCCTGCGCGCGCGCCTGGAGCCTGTGGGAAGGGCAGACCATCCGCCTGCTGCCCGATGAGGCCAACACCGCCAAACATTCGAACGACGCGTTTTCGCTGGCCTTCGCGCGCATCGAAAACCACTACTTTGTGCACGACGGCTGGATGGACGAAGGCCAGCTCATCCGCGACGCCGGCAAACTGGCCGCCATTCCCGGCGTGATCGTGCAGGGCCGTTACGACGTCTGCACCCCCGCCCGCACGGCCTGGGCGCTGCACCGGGCCTGGCCGCAGGCCGAATTCCACCTGGTGCCGGACGCCGGGCACGCGTTCAACGAACCCGGCATCCTCACGCGCCTGATCGAAGCCACCGACCGCTTCGCGACCTGAGGCGCTGAGCCCGCCGGTGCGCGACAATGCCGGACTCTATGAAAACGCTTGAAGACTGGCTCGCGCACTGCGAGCGCCTGCACCCCGTCACCATCGACATGGGCCTGGACCGCGTGCAGCGCGTGGCGCAGCGCATGGGGCTGGCGATGGACTGCCCGGTGATCACCGTGGCGGGCACCAACGGCAAGGGCTCCACCTGCGCCATGCTCGAAGCCATTTACGGCGAAGCGGGCTACCGCACCGGCGTCTACACCTCGCCGCACCTGGTGCATTTCGAGGAGCGTTGCCGCATCCAGGGTCAGGCGGTGGCCGCCGACGCGCTGCTGCCCGCCTTCGCCGAGGTGGAGGCGGCCCGGCTGGGGCAGGGCGGTGATGAGAACAGCATCAGTCTGAGTTATTTCGAATTCACCACGCTGGCGATCCTGCGCACCTTGTCGCGCAGCGGGCTGGAGGTGGTGATTCTGGAAGTGGGTCTGGGCGGTCGGCTGGACGCCGTGAACATCCTGGACGCCGACTGCGCCGTGATCACCTGCATCGCGCTGGACCACATGGCCATCCTGGGGCCGGACCGCGAAGCCATCGGTTACGAGAAGGCCGGCATCATGCGCACCGGCCGTCCGGTGGTGGTGAGCGATCCGGTGCCGCCGCAAAGCGTGCTGGACCGGGCGTTGGAAGTGGGCGCCGAGCTGTGGCGCCTGGGCAAAGACTTCCATTTCGCGGGCGACCAGCAGCAGTGGGGCTGGGCCATGCATCCGTCCCACGGTGGCCGGCGTTACAGCGGCCTGGCCTACCCGGCGCTGCGCGGCGCCAACCAGCTGGTCAACGCCTCGGGCGTGCTGGCGGCCATCGAGGCCCTGCGCCCGCGCCTGCCGGTCACGGCCCAGGCGGTGCGCAACGGGCTGGCCATGGTGGAGCTGCCCGGGCGCTTCCAGATCGTGCCCGGCACGCCCACTCTGGTGCTGGACGTGGCCCACAACCCGCATTCCGTGGCGGCGCTGGCCGAAAACCTCGATGCCATGGGCTATTACCCGACCACCCATGCCGTGTTCGGCGCCATGGCCGACAAGGACCTGGGCGCCATGCTGGAACGCATCGCACCGCTGATCGACCGTTGGCATGTGACCGACCTGCCGCTGCCCCGGGCCAGCACGGGCCGGGCGCTGGCCGAGTTGCTGGAGGCCTCGCCGGCCACCGCGCCCGGCGGGAAAAGCCGGGTGGCGGGCGTCCACGCCGGCCCGATGGACGCCTTGCGCGCCGCGGTGTCGGCGGCGGACCCCGCTGATAGAATCGTGGTCTTCGGTTCGTTCTTCACCGTGGGTGGTGTTTTGCAGGACGGCGTCCCGCGAATGTCTGCAAAACACCTGGCTTCCTGAAGCCTCCCACACAGCGCGAATGCCGTGTCGCGCTCCCCGCCAGGCATTGATGGCGCATTGGTCCACCCCGAATGATCACTTCCCGTTCAGGCTCCCAGGGCAATCCAACGACACCCCCGCCGCAGAGCATCGAGGCTGTGCGGCGCCGTGCGCGCCACCGCCTGATCGGTGCCAGCGTGCTGGTGTTGCTGGGCGTGCTGGGCTTTCCGCTGCTGTTCGACACCCAGCCGCGCCCGATCTCGGTGGACATTCCGATCGAAATTCCCGCCAGAAACCCGGCCCCGGCGCTGCCGGCCCCCAAGGCGGCCACCAGCAGCAAGACGGAGCCTAAGCCCGCACCGGCGCCCGTTGAAACCGCCGCGCTGTCCACCGGCGAAAGCCTGGGGGCGCGCGAAGAGATCGTGGAGCCGACGCGCTCCGATCCGACCGCGACGCCGGAAGCCGACAAATCGCCCCAGGCCAAGACCGAGCCCGCCAAGGCAGATCCCACCCCTCTTGAAAAGCCGCAGCCCGAGGCCAAACCGTCGGCGCCGGCCGCCGCTCCTGCCAAGTCTGCCGAAGCCGACCGGGCGCGAGCGTTGCCTGAAGACAAAGCCACCAGCCCTGCGGCCGTGCGCGCCGTGGTGCAGGTGGGCGCTTTTGCCGATGCGGTGCGGGCGCGTGAAGTGCGTTTGAAACTGGAACGCGCCGGGCTCAAGACCTACACCCATGTGGCCGAAACGCCCGATGGCAAGCGCATCCGTGTGCGTCTGGGCCCTTTTGCCAGCAAATCCGAGGCTGAAAAGGCAGCGTCGCGCGTGAAGGCGCTGGGGCTGCCCGCCGCCGTGCTGACGCTGTGAGGAACGCCGCCGGTCCGGCCGGGATCTGATGCCGATGAGTTGGTTGGACTGGGCCCTGTTGGCCGTGTTGTTGCTGTCGGCGCTGCTGGGGTTGTGGCGCGGGCTGGTCTACGAGGTGCTGTCGGTGGCCGGCTGGGTGGTGGCGTTCGTGCTGGCGCAGGCTTATGCCACCGAGGTGGGGGCCTGGCTGCCCATGGAGGGCGCGTCGCCGCCGGTGCGGCTGGCCGCGGGTTTCGTGGTGGTGTTTCTGGTCGCGGCGTTTGCCGGTGGACTGGTGGCGTGGCTGGTGAAGAAATTGGTGGAGTCCGTGGGCCTGCGGCCCGTGGACCGGATTCTGGGCGGGGCCTTTGGCCTGGTCCGCGGTTTGGTGATATTGCTGGGTGTGACGGTGGTGGTGAGCATGACGTCCCTGCAGACGCAGGACTGGTGGCGGGAGTCGGTGGTGGCGGACACGCTCACCGACACGCTGCACGCGCTCAAGCCCTTGCTGCCCGAGGCGCTGTCGCGCTACCTGACGTAGGGTTTTTGTCTTTTTCCGTAAGGATCCGAACATGTGTGGAATCGTGGGCGTGGTGAGCAAAGCGCCGGTCAACCAACTGATTTATGACGCGTTGCTGCTGCTGCAGCACCGGGGCCAGGACGCGGCCGGCATCGTGACCCAACAGGGCCGCAAGTTTTTCATGCACAAGGCCAAGGGCATGGTGCGCGACGTGTTCCGCACCCGCAACATGCGTGCGCTGCCGGGCAACTGCGGCCTGGGCCAGGTGCGTTACCCGACCGCCGGCAACGCCTACTCCGAAGAAGAGGCGCAGCCCTTCTACGTGAACGCGCCGTTTGGCCTGGTGCTGGTGCACAACGGCAACCTGACCAATGCCCACGCGCTCAAGCAGGAACTGTTTCAGGCCGATCACCGCCACATCAACACCGAGAGCGATTCCGAGGTGTTGCTCAACGTGCTGGCGCACGAGCTGGAGAAAGTCACGCGTGGCATCACCCTCAAGCCGGCCGACGTGTTCGCGGCGGTGCGCGGCGTGCACCAGCGCGTGCGCGGCTCCTATGCGGTGGTGGCGCTCATCGCCGGCCATGGCCTGGTGGCGTTTCGCGACCCCTACGGCATCCGCCCGCTCTGCGTGGGCCACAGCGACGCCGGCGTGATGGTGGCGAGCGAATCCGTCACCCTCGAAGGCAACGGTTTCGAGCTGGACCGCGATGTGATGCCCGGTGAGGCGCTGTTTGTGGACCTGGAGGGCAACATGCAGTTCCAGCAGTGCGCCGACAAGGTCAGCCACAACCCCTGCATTTTTGAGTTCGTCTACCTGGCCCGTCCCGACTCCGTGCTCGACGGCATCTCGGTCTACCAGGCGCGTCTGAACCTCGGCGAAACCCTGGCCAAACGCGTGGTCTCCACCGTGCCGCCGAACGAGATCGACGTGGTCATCCCGATCCCCGAATCGTCGCGACCCAGCGCGATGGAGCTGGCCCAGTTGCTCGGCCTGCCGTACCGCGAAGGCTTCGTGAAAAACCGCTACGTGGGCCGCACCTTCATCATGCCGGGGCAGGGCGTGCGCAAGAAGTCGGTGCGCCAGAAGCTCAACGTGATCGCCAGCGAATTCAAGGGCCGCAACGTGCTGCTGGTGGACGACTCCATCGTGCGCGGCACCACCAGCCGCGAAATCGTGCAGATGGCGCGCGACGCCGGGGCCCGCAAGGTCTACCTGGCCAGTGCCGCGCCACCGGTGCGTTACCCCAACGTCTATGGCATCGACATGCCCACGCCCGACGAACTCGTGGCGCACAACCGCACGGTCGAAGAGGTGCGCCTGAGCATCGGTTGCGATGCGCTGATCTACCAGGACGTGGACGCCATGAAGCTGGCCATTGGCTCGCTCAACCCCAAACTCGCCGGTTTCGATGCGTCCTGTTTTGACGGCGTGTACGTCACCGGAGACATCACGCTCGAAGACATCGCGCGCCTGAACGCCGGGCGCGACCAGACCGAAGAAGGCGAGGAAGACACCTCGCGCCTGGCGCTGCCCAACGCGCAGACCGCCTGATCCGTTATGTCATCGAACGCGAAATCCGCTGACGCCCTGCACCGCGAAACCCTGGCGGTGCGGCTGGCGACCGAGCGCAGCCAGTACGGCGAGAACTCCGAGGCCCTGTACCTGACCAGCGGCTATGTGCAGCCGTCCGCCGAAGACTCCGCACGCCGCTTTGCTGGTGAAGACGACGGTTACACCTACGGCCGCTCCGGCAACCCGACGGTCACCAGCTTCGAGATGCGCCTGGCCGCCATGGAAGGTGCCGAGGCCTGCATGGCCACCGCCTCGGGCATGGCCGCGGTCATGCTGATGTGCTTCAGCCTGCTCAAGGCGGGCGACCACGTCATCATTTCGCAGTCCATGTTCGGATCCACGCTCAAGCTGGTCGGCTCCGAGTTCGGCCGCTTCGGCGTGGAAACCTCGGTGGTGCCGCAAACCGATCTGGCCGCCTGGCGCGCGGCCATGCGGCCCAGTACCCGGCTGCTGTTCGCCGAAACGCCCACCAACCCGCTGGGCGAGGTGTGCGACATCCAGGCCCTGGCCGACCTCGCTCACGGCGCAGGCGCGCTGCTGGCCGTGGACAACTGCTTCGCTTCGCCCGCCCTTCAACGGCCGGTGGATTTCGGGGCTGACATCGTCATGCACTCCGGCACCAAATACCTGGACGGGCAGGGCCGCGTGATGGCGGGCGCCCTGTGCGCCAGCGCCGCCATGGTGCGCGACAAGTTCCTGCCGGTGCAGAAGAACTCCGGCATGGTGCTCTCGCCCTTCAACGCCTGGGTGGTGCTCAAGGGCCTGGAGACACTGGACCTTCGCATGAAAGCCCAGAGCGCGCAGACCTTGGCTTTGGCTCAGTGGCTGGAAGCGCATCCCGCGGTGGCCCGGGTGTACTACCCCGGCCTGGCCAGCTATCCCCAGCACGCATTGGCCATGCGCCAGATGAACGGAATCGGCGGCGCGGTGCTGTCCTTCGATGTGAAAGCCGCCAGCCCCGAGCAGGCGCGCCAGCGCGCCTTCCATGTGCTGGACCAGATGCAGGTGCTCTCGCTGTGCACGAACCTGGGCGATACCAAGACCCTGTGCACCCACCCCGCCAGCACCTCGCATGGCAAGCTGTCCGAGGCGCAGCGCCAGGCCGCCGGCATCGGCCAGGGACTGATCCGCGTGGCCGTCGGCCTCGAACACCTGGACGACATCCGCGCCGACCTGGACCGCGGTCTCTCCAGCCTCTGATTTTTGCGATCCCTCACATGACCGTCCGTACCCGCTTTGCTCCCTCGCCCACCGGCTTCATCCACCTGGGCAACATCCGCTCGGCCCTGTACCCCTGGGCCTTCGCCCGCGCCACCGGCGGCGTTTTCGTGCTGCGCATCGAAGACACCGACCTCGAACGTTCCTCGCAGGCCGCGGTGGACGTGATCATCGAAGGCATGAAGTGGCTGGGCCTGGACCACGACGAAGGGCCGTTCTACCAGATGCAGCGCATGGACCGCTACAAGGCGGTGCTGGCCGAGATGGTGGCCGCGGGCCATGTCTACCCCTGCTACATGAGCATGGCCGAGCTTGATGCCTTGCGCGAGCGCCAGATGGCCAACAAGGAGAAGCCACGCTACGACGGCACCTGGCGGCCCGAGCCGGGCAAGGTCTTGCAGCCGGTGCCGGAAGGTGTGAAGCC
This Hydrogenophaga taeniospiralis DNA region includes the following protein-coding sequences:
- the folC gene encoding bifunctional tetrahydrofolate synthase/dihydrofolate synthase: MKTLEDWLAHCERLHPVTIDMGLDRVQRVAQRMGLAMDCPVITVAGTNGKGSTCAMLEAIYGEAGYRTGVYTSPHLVHFEERCRIQGQAVAADALLPAFAEVEAARLGQGGDENSISLSYFEFTTLAILRTLSRSGLEVVILEVGLGGRLDAVNILDADCAVITCIALDHMAILGPDREAIGYEKAGIMRTGRPVVVSDPVPPQSVLDRALEVGAELWRLGKDFHFAGDQQQWGWAMHPSHGGRRYSGLAYPALRGANQLVNASGVLAAIEALRPRLPVTAQAVRNGLAMVELPGRFQIVPGTPTLVLDVAHNPHSVAALAENLDAMGYYPTTHAVFGAMADKDLGAMLERIAPLIDRWHVTDLPLPRASTGRALAELLEASPATAPGGKSRVAGVHAGPMDALRAAVSAADPADRIVVFGSFFTVGGVLQDGVPRMSAKHLAS
- a CDS encoding CvpA family protein gives rise to the protein MSWLDWALLAVLLLSALLGLWRGLVYEVLSVAGWVVAFVLAQAYATEVGAWLPMEGASPPVRLAAGFVVVFLVAAFAGGLVAWLVKKLVESVGLRPVDRILGGAFGLVRGLVILLGVTVVVSMTSLQTQDWWRESVVADTLTDTLHALKPLLPEALSRYLT
- a CDS encoding SPOR domain-containing protein, whose protein sequence is MITSRSGSQGNPTTPPPQSIEAVRRRARHRLIGASVLVLLGVLGFPLLFDTQPRPISVDIPIEIPARNPAPALPAPKAATSSKTEPKPAPAPVETAALSTGESLGAREEIVEPTRSDPTATPEADKSPQAKTEPAKADPTPLEKPQPEAKPSAPAAAPAKSAEADRARALPEDKATSPAAVRAVVQVGAFADAVRAREVRLKLERAGLKTYTHVAETPDGKRIRVRLGPFASKSEAEKAASRVKALGLPAAVLTL
- a CDS encoding TIGR02281 family clan AA aspartic protease, with protein sequence MPTSLLTALVLALAAGTSYAQSVALSGVAGGKALLTIDAAAPKFVSPGQTHQGVKLLNTQGETAEVEVDGQRQTLRVGDAPVSVGRGVSSGGGGAQRIVLTADAQGHFMPSGQINGKTVQFMVDTGATQVVLSESDAKRINLKYEQAQKVQVSTANGVVVGYQLKLDSVKIGDTQVYGVSGIVLPQPMPYVLLGNSFLTHFQMQRNNDQLTLEKRF
- the plsY gene encoding glycerol-3-phosphate 1-O-acyltransferase PlsY, which encodes MEFVYPLLATVAAYLIGSLSFAVLVSRLMGLNDPRTYGSKNPGATNVLRSGSKAAAIVTLLLDAFKGWLPVVVVMGWGATWGLGDGTVALVGLASFLGHLYPVFFRFQGGKGVATAAGVILGFNPWLGLAALATWVIIAFFFRYSSLASIVTALFAPAYYLFGNHVAWDAPGVMVLSLAVMGILLVWRHAENINRLLAGKESKLGAKKT
- a CDS encoding pyrimidine/purine nucleoside phosphorylase, translated to MSTTQISGVTVNTQASVYFDGKCVSHGITFPDGTKKSVGVVLPATLTFNTGAPEIMECVAGGCEYKLAGTDAWLKSAPGDKFSIPGNSSFDIRVTEPYHYICHFG
- the pip gene encoding prolyl aminopeptidase, translating into MAQRDFYPPIEPFQTGVLDTGDGHSVYWELCGNPKGKPAVFLHGGPGSGCSADHRRLFDPERYCVLLFDQRGCGRSLPAASLENNTTWHLVADMERLREMLGVDRWLVFGGSWGSTLALAYAQTHTERVSALIVRGIFTLRREELLWYYQEGASWLFPDLWEGFVAPIPEAERGDLIGAYRRRLTGADPAEQLACARAWSLWEGQTIRLLPDEANTAKHSNDAFSLAFARIENHYFVHDGWMDEGQLIRDAGKLAAIPGVIVQGRYDVCTPARTAWALHRAWPQAEFHLVPDAGHAFNEPGILTRLIEATDRFAT
- the argG gene encoding argininosuccinate synthase; amino-acid sequence: MATILQNLPTQQKVGIAFSGGLDTSAALLWMKQKGAIPYAYTANLGQPDEPDYDEIPRKAMQYGAEKARLIDCRTQLAHEGIAALQCGAFHISTAGVTYFNTTPLGRAVTGTMLVAAMKEDDVHIWGDGSTYKGNDIERFYRYGLLTNPSLKIYKPWLDQLFIDELGGRAEMSAFMTANGFGYKMSAEKAYSTDSNMLGATHEAKDLEHLNSGITIVNPIMGVAFWKDEVEVKRETVTVRFEEGQPVALNGKTFDSPVELILEANRIGGRHGLGMSDQIENRIIEAKSRGIYEAPGLALLHIAYERLVTGIHNEDTIEQYRINGLKLGRLLYQGRWFDPQAIMLRETAQRWVARAITGEVTVELRRGNDYSIMNTESPNLTYAPERLSMEKVEDAPFTPLDRIGQLTMRNLDITDTRAKLGIYAKTGLLSLGEGSQMLKIEGE
- a CDS encoding YajQ family cyclic di-GMP-binding protein gives rise to the protein MPSFDTVLEADFVEVKNAIDQVSREIGTRFDFKGTSAAIELKDKEIILHGDADFQLQQIDDVLRNKLTKRGVDARFLDVGKVEKVGGDKVKQVVKVRNGISTEDGKKIQQAIKGSKLKVQGAIQGDAVRVTGAKRDDLQAAMALIKSELKDLPLSFNNFRD
- the murB gene encoding UDP-N-acetylmuramate dehydrogenase, with translation MLVENNVALQPYNSFGIVARAQRLVRVGSDAEVVQLMNSPEWADGGAAARAFVLGGGSNLVITGDIKPLVIKVEIAGRRLVEDHARGWVVEGGAGENWHDFVAWTLEQGWPGLENLALIPGTVGASPVQNIGAYGVELQDRFHSLDAIDLQTGQAFTLDAAQCGFGYRDSVFKHAPAGEKGLGLAGRALITRVRFWLPKPWKPVLGYLDLERKMAETGIHAPDARQIFDWVVAIRRAKLPDPAVIGNAGSFFKNPTVTPEQCADIIARDPKVVHYPMADGSIKLAAGWLIDACGWKGKSVGHAGVYEKQALVLVNRGGATGGEVMTLAKAIQTSVYERFGIRLEPEPVVV
- a CDS encoding RidA family protein, whose product is MNHDIVRHGVAARYSEAAVFNGVVYLAGMVPERGDTDIRSQTQDVLDQIQQRLLDAGSDKSRILRTQIYLTDIREIGTMNEVWDAWVVPGTAPPRATVQAALANPAWKIEIVVTAAQKASL
- a CDS encoding ArsC family reductase, with product MTTLYGIPNCDTVKKARAWLAEHGVQHTFHDFKKQGVPEADLDRWLASAGWEKLVNRKGTTWRGLDDATRNAVVDNASANALLMAHASVIKRPVVVWADGAITVGFDAADWQHRA